Within the Natranaeroarchaeum sulfidigenes genome, the region ACTGGTCGACCAGTCGCTGGCTCTCGAAAACGCTCATCTCCTCGGGGACCATCACGACACGGAAGTCGGTCTGGGCCGGGTCACGCAAGGTCTCACGGAGGCGTTCGATCCGCTCGCTGAGCTCTCGCAACTCGTCGACACCACCCTCCTCGGGGACGTCCTCGCCGCCGAACATCCCTTTGACGCCCTCCAGCATTCCACTGAACCGCTCGCGCATCGCGAGGACCCGGCCGACCATGGTATCCATGATCTCGGGGAGTTCGAGCAGTCGCAGGGTGTGACCCGTCGGCGCAGTATCGACGACCACCCGATCGAAGCGTGGGTCGTCCATGTACTCGATGAGTTTCTGGATCGCCACCGCCTCGTCCGAGCCCGGCATCGACCCGCCCATCAGCATGTCCATCGGCCCATCACCGCCGAGCAGGTCGCCGAGACCGCCCAGACCGCCCTGTGAGCCAGTACCGGCACCGGCCTCTGCACTCATATCCGGGCCGCCTGCAGACCCGGGTTCGGCCCCAGCGCCACCGCCGAACATCGCGGCGTTCTCCTCCATCGCATCATCCGGATCGATCTCGGCGGCGTACAGCGGAACGTCCTCGCGAATCCGTTCCGGGCGCGGCGAGATGTCGGCCTCGAAGGTATCCGACAGCGAGTGAGCCGGATCGGTCGAGACGACCAGCGTTTTCGTCCCCGACTCGGCGCTGGCCAGCGCGGTCGCCGCGGCCATTGTCGTCTTCCCGACGCCGCCTTTGCCGCCGTAGAGGACGTACTCGGGCGTCTCGGGCGTAATTTCGATACCGGGTTCGACGTCAACCTCGACCCCGTCGTCATCACTCTCATCGATCGGATCTGCAGACCCATCATCCGGCTCCGTCGACCCCTCCTCGACCTCGTCGACCGCCTCGACGTCGATGCTGCTCATACCCGCGCTACCGCTCGCGGGCTTGTGTACCCGTCGGTTCATATGGGATCGGGCGGCCAGAGCGCATGGACGCCCGGGGTCGGTGGGCAGGGCCGACCGACAGTCCGACTACCCCGAAAGGGCTGCGCTAGAAATACTCCGCGAGCCGATCCGCGGCCTCGTCGACACGCGGCGAGAGCAACGCGAATCGAAGCCACTCGTCGCGGGCGCTCCCGAACGCCTCGCCGGGCATCCCTGCGACCCCGGTGTCGTCGATCAACTGCTCGACGTTCGCAAGTGTCCCCGGGAACTCCGGGAACCGTGCGAGGACGTAGAAGCCACCGTCAGGAATCGTGTATTCGGCACCCGCCTGTTCAAGACCGTCGGTAAACGCCTCGATCCGCGCATACATCCGTTCGCGGTTCTCCCGGTAGTACGCGGGCTCGGTTTCCTGTAGCGCCTGCAGGACAGCGTACTGGGCAGGACGGCTTCCGGCCACGTTGACCAGCATGTGCCGCGTCTTCACCGAGTCGATCAGCGCGTGCGGGACCACAGCGTAGCCGACCCGGAACCCGGTGATCGCCAGCGACTTCGAGAAGGAGTTGGTGACGATTCGATGGTCGGAGTCGACTGCCAGCGCGCTCGAAAAGTCACCGGAGTAGTCGAAATGGTCATACACCTCGTCGCTAACAAGTATAGCGTCGACATCCTCCGCAATCGCCACGAGTTCGCACATCGTCGACTCGTCGTACACCGCACCGGTCGGGTTGTTCGGCGTCGTCACGACGATCGCCGCAGTCTCCTCGGTGGCGGCGTCGCGGATCAGCGCCGGATCGAGCGTGCCATCCGCATTTGCTGAGACGTACTCCGGAACACCGCTCAACAGCTCCGCCTTCCGTGGGTAGTACGGGTACACCGGATCAGTGAGGAGTACCTCATCGCCTCCTGAACGCTCCAGCGCCGCGGCCATCGCGAGGTAGTTCGCCTCCGCGCCGCCGTTCGTGACGACAACCTGTTCGAGATCGACTCCTCGGCGGTCGGCAATCTCGGCGCGGAGCTTCGTCAGTCCCTCGCTGGGCTGGTACTGGAACGCGTCGGGCTCGCTATCAGCGTACTCGACGAGCCCCTCGCGAAGCGCGGCAGGGGGTTCCCAGTCGGGGCTGCCACTTACCATG harbors:
- a CDS encoding ArsA family ATPase; translation: MSSIDVEAVDEVEEGSTEPDDGSADPIDESDDDGVEVDVEPGIEITPETPEYVLYGGKGGVGKTTMAAATALASAESGTKTLVVSTDPAHSLSDTFEADISPRPERIREDVPLYAAEIDPDDAMEENAAMFGGGAGAEPGSAGGPDMSAEAGAGTGSQGGLGGLGDLLGGDGPMDMLMGGSMPGSDEAVAIQKLIEYMDDPRFDRVVVDTAPTGHTLRLLELPEIMDTMVGRVLAMRERFSGMLEGVKGMFGGEDVPEEGGVDELRELSERIERLRETLRDPAQTDFRVVMVPEEMSVFESQRLVDQLREFEIPVGTVVVNKVMEDLADVTDDVDADQFVTPDLDSCEFCQRRWDVQQAALGSAHELFRGHEIKRVPLFADEVRGERMLRTVARCLS
- a CDS encoding pyridoxal phosphate-dependent aminotransferase, whose amino-acid sequence is MSNDRPLFFQVMQYADRADGDVINMVSGSPDWEPPAALREGLVEYADSEPDAFQYQPSEGLTKLRAEIADRRGVDLEQVVVTNGGAEANYLAMAAALERSGGDEVLLTDPVYPYYPRKAELLSGVPEYVSANADGTLDPALIRDAATEETAAIVVTTPNNPTGAVYDESTMCELVAIAEDVDAILVSDEVYDHFDYSGDFSSALAVDSDHRIVTNSFSKSLAITGFRVGYAVVPHALIDSVKTRHMLVNVAGSRPAQYAVLQALQETEPAYYRENRERMYARIEAFTDGLEQAGAEYTIPDGGFYVLARFPEFPGTLANVEQLIDDTGVAGMPGEAFGSARDEWLRFALLSPRVDEAADRLAEYF